TCTTCCTGTCGGGCGGCCCTAACCCGCCTCCCCTCGTCCCCCTCCCGAGAGCCGGCCGAGTCCCACACGTGGCCGGGCCGCTCTCCCGGCGCACACGTGTTCGGGGCCGTCCCCAGCCTAAAGCCGCCTATCGCGGCGTGGCCCTGCAAAGCGGAGCGGCCCCGCGGCTTTCCAGGCACCTGGCTTTCATTCCTTGTCCTGCTGAGCCGAATGCGGACCGGGCATCGGGCCGGGCCTTGCCCCGAGCTCCGTTCACTGAGGCTGATTCCTCCACCTCCATTGAGAACCCCGTGCCTGGCGCGCAGGGCTCAGCTCCTCGCTTTTCCCGTCTGCTTCACACGGGTGAATCATCCCGCAATAACCAAACACGCCCCGGGCGCTCTGCCCTGCCTTTCTTGCCACGGTCCATTGAATAATTTTGCTCTCAGAGACATGCATGGCAAAACATCTCAGAACTCAGTTTGGAGGACTGCTGCCACTCCCCATCGCCGAGCCTTGCCTCCTACATCCTCCCCGCTCCTGTTCTCAGGGCCTCCAGCCCTGTGGCACTGTTTCGTGGCAGCACGGTTTGGGGACACCGAGGTCTGTCCCCAAAAGGCGCTGAGCTGGGCCTGTAGCTCTTGGGGATGCAATCTTAGAGTCAGCAGGAAAGCTGTGTGTCTCAGGGATGCTGCAGGCTTGTCTGCCCTGAGGACCCTGTGGCATTTCAGGGCTGTGTAACTCcagctttttttgcttttgtttccaggCTGCGAGCTGACTTCCAGCACCAAGTCCTACACGTTTCAGGTGGATAAAGATGATGACTCTGACCATGTTTTGGCCCTGTCTGTGGTAAgatagaggaaaacaaactgtGCTTGCCCTCTCCCATGGAGACCTACAGCCTCAACACTCCCCTTCCAGGCTCGCTCTCCCTCCCTGGCCCATCTGCACCATGGggtgctctgggctgagctgTCAGCCCTGGCTGCTCAGATGGAGCCGCTGCTGTCAGTCATTGTATGGAGCTGCTGAAGCAAGTGGTATCAGGAGGCAGCCTCTAGAACACCCCAGCTGTAGGGCAgaggaagatatttttccttgtatttgaCCTTGCTGGGGCCCCCCATCAGCTGGGTCCCTGGCCCGTTGCTCTCTAAGCTCAGGTATTCGGCTCTCACTGGGGATTGCCTTCTGTCCTGGGAGCACGGGAGCTGCCAGCAAAGGTCTGGTCAGCAGAATATGCAGCCCAGGTGCCACCCCttgaagcagctgcaggaacagctgtCCCAACTGGAAGGGCGCTGTGCTAAAGAGGGTCTCTGTGCTCTCCCCAGCTTGTGCTCATCAGATGTTTGTATCCTCCCCAGGTGTGCCTCACGGATGGTGCCAAGGATGAATGCAATGTGGTGGAGGTCGTTGGGCGAAACCACAAGAACCAGGAGATCGCTGTGCCGGTGGCAAACCTGAAGTTGTCGTGCCAGCCCTTGGTGAGAGCTTCAGCTGGCATTTGGTGGTGGGGACACAGCTCTGTAGCTTGTGCAAAAGAACGTGTGCGGATAGAGCGGTGtgatttctgtaaataataatCGTATGGTGGGGGCTGATCCAGGGAGCTGGAAAAATAAGGTACA
This portion of the Meleagris gallopavo isolate NT-WF06-2002-E0010 breed Aviagen turkey brand Nicholas breeding stock chromosome 8, Turkey_5.1, whole genome shotgun sequence genome encodes:
- the NPM3 gene encoding nucleoplasmin-3, producing MRTGHRAGPCPELRSLRLIPPPPLRTPCLARRAQLLAFPVCFTRLFLLLFPGCELTSSTKSYTFQVDKDDDSDHVLALSVVCLTDGAKDECNVVEVVGRNHKNQEIAVPVANLKLSCQPLLSLDNFKLQPPVTFRLAAGSGPVHLTGWHQILHRDDASFEEENDDDDMSEEEIAPIVPAKKERRKQ